CGCCGCCGTGGACGCACTCGGGGCACTGGAAGCCGACGGAGGCGCTGACCATGCACTCGGGGCAGATGGGGCGCTCGCAGCGGGTGCAGCGCACGCCGGTCTCACGGTCCGGGTGCCGGTAGCACACGGGCACGCTCCGGGCGTCCGGTGCGCTGCTTGCGACGTGGTCCATGATCCCCTCGCTCCTCGTGGCGCTCACCCGGCACATACCCCGCCCCGCTCATCCTTACGGACGAGCGGGGCGATTGGTTCCCTGTGGGGCGTTCCGGGGGAACCGGGTCCCCCGGTGGGCGGCCCCGGCGCGGGCTCAGCCCTCGCGGGTCTCGACGACGACCGACTCGATGACGACGTCCTGGACCGGACGGTCGTTGCGGCCGGTCTTCACGCCCGCGATCTCGTCCACGACCTTCTTGCCGGCGTCCGTGCTGACCTCACCGAAGATGGTGTGCTTGCCGGTCAGCCAGGTCGTCGGGGCGACCGTGATGAAGAACTGCGAGCCGTTGGTGCCCGGGCCGGCGTTGGCCATCGCGAGCAGGTAGGGCTTGGTGAAGGCCAGGTCGGGGTGGAACTCGTCCCCGAACTTGTAGCCCGGACCGCCGATGCCGGTGCCCAGCGGGTCACCGCCCTGGATCATGAAACCGCTGATGACACGGTGGAAGATCGTGCCGTCGTAGAGCGGGTCGTTGCTCTTCTTGCCGGACTCGGGGTGAGTCCACTCGCGCTCGCCCTTGGCCAGCTCGACAAAGTTCCGGACCGTCTTGGGCGCGTGGTTCGGGAACAGCCGGACCTCGATGTCGCCGTGGTTGGTCTTCAGGGTGGCGTAAAGCTGCTCAGCCACGATCTGCCTTCCGTTGTCTTCCTGTGACGCCCCGATCCTCGCACGTATGGTCCACCACGGCGCCAGTCGGCCAACCGAAGGAGCGATCGGCACCCATATGCGCGCCCGCACATGCCGCCCGGGCCGTTCGCAGGCATGATCCGTAAAAGGGTGGAAAGTCGAAATACCGTACGCCACCGAGGAGGAGGAACCCGTGACCCGCATTGACAGCGTGCGCGCCGCGACCGGCTCGGCGAAGGACAGCGTGCTGCACGCCGCGGACGTGGTGGCGCCCTACGCCGACACGGCCAAGGAGCGTGCCGCGCATTACGCGCAGGAGGCACGCGTACGGCTGGCGCCCGTGGTGTCGCAGGCCGCCGAACAGGCCCGCGTGCAGTACGACGCCCGGCTCGCCCCGCGTCTGGAACAGGCCCGGCGCACCTATGTCCCGCCGAAGGTGGACCTGGCGGCGCAGGAGGCCGCCTGTCGCGCCCGCAAGGCCGCCCGGCAGACGGCCGAGTACTCACGTCCCCGGATCGAGCACGCGATGGCCGCGGCCGGGCCGGTGGCGGACGAGGCCGCGGCCCGGGGTGCCGCCGCGCTGGCCGCGCTGCGCGGCCAGGTCTCCGCGAAGGACATCCAGAAGCTCGCCCGACGCAAGGCGCGCCGGTGCCGGGCCGGCCGGGCCGCCAAGCTGCTGGGGCTGACGGCCCTGGTGGCGGGCGGCGCCTTCGCCGCCTGGAAGTGGTGGCAGCGCCAGGCCAACCCCGAGTGGCTGGTCGAGCCGCCGGCCGCGACGGAGGTCCCCGAGCCGGGTGGCCTCGGCTCGGTGGACGGCAGCGGCCCCGAGGGGACCGCCACCACGGACGGCGACGGACAGGTCTGAACGCTTCTCACGGAAACGGGCCCGGGGCCGGAAAGCGGGTGTTCGCTCCGGCCCCGGACCCGTTTCACGTGAAACGGGGAGTCAGCGGGCGGCCTCGATGTGGGACCTGGTCAGGGCGAACAGGATCAGCAGGTCCAGGGCCATCACCGGGATCGCCCAGCCCGGGTAGAACGGCACGAACATGAACTGGGTGATGAGGCTGACGCCCGCCGTCACCACACCGGCCCCGCGGCCCCAGCTGGCGCCCGCCAGCACACCGAGGCCCGCGACGGTGAGCGCCATGCCGATGACGAGGTGGATGATGCCCCACGCCGTCAGGGGGAAGTTGTAGGCGTACCCGTTCGAGGTGGCGAACAGGCTGTCCTCCGCGATACCGGCCGCGCCCATCAGAATGCTGAGCGGCCCGCTGAGCATCAGCAGGGCCCCGGCGGCCCGGGACGCGCTGTCGAGCGTGCGTTCACGGCCGGGGCCCCCGTGCCCGCGCTCCGACTTGTCGGATATCGACGTCATGGGCGTCGCCTTCCTGTGCGGCGCGGCCGCCGGCGCACGGCGGCCGCGAGCAAGCCACGCTTCTCTGACAGGATCACCGCAATCACCCGGACCTGCGACCGCAGCCGTCCGGCTACCGCCCGCCCGGACCGCGGGGAGCGGTCGAAACGGCGCTGTGGCCGGGGCCGGGGCTCGCGGGCGTGGTGGCGCACACCGTGCCGCGGGACGCGACCAGCGCGCAGGCGCGGGCCTGCCCGGCATCGCGCACGCCCACCATCGCGGTGTGGGCGTCGGCGCCGTACTGCTGGCGGTACTCCTCGCGGTCCTGGTGCCGGCCGAAGACCTGGATCCAGTCGCCCTCCGAGCTGCCGCTCATCTTGGCCCAGGCGGCATGGCAGCGGGGGCTGTAGCGCAGCTCGACCAGGACGCCGAAGTCACGGCCGGTGAGGACGGTGCCCGCGTCGTTCTGGCAGACGGTGGTGGCGGGATCCGCCCCCAGGCAGCCGTCGCCGTCGCAGGAGGCGGTGGGGGACACCCGGGCCGACAGGGACGCGGAGGCCGAGGCACCGTGCCCCGGATCCGACCGGGTGAGGAAGAAGATCGCCAGCACCAGCGCCGCCAGCCCCAGGACGGACCCGGCGGCCCACACCGCCTGCCGTCCGCGCGATCCGGAGTCCTGATAGGTGACGGACCCGTGGTAGACGATGTCCCGGCCGGCCTGGTGCACCTTCGCGCTGCCCGACGCCCGGGTGCGCTGGTCTCCCCGCCCGGATTTCCTCCTACCGGCCACCGCGCCTCCGGACGTCCTGGTCCCGGCCGGCCTGGAAGACCCGCGCATCTCCCGAGACCCTGGCCCGCTGGACGACATCGCCGGCGGTCCCCCCGCCGGCCGCCGCCCCGCCGCCCCCGGACCGCAGATCACGCCCCGCCTGGTACACCCGGGCCCGCCCGCCGGCCCTGACCGTCTGCCTGACCCGCCGCCCGGGAGATGCCGTATCCCCCTGTCCCGCCCACCAGTTGACCGCCCCGCCGACGGCGGCGGCGACCGCCCCGGCGAATCCGAGCGCCACACCCCACCGGTCTCCGTCGTCCGAGGGAAGCCATTCGAACGGCACCACTCTGACGAGCCACGCACACAGCACGAACACGGCCACGGCCGCCACGACCGCCACCGCCCAGCGCACCGCACGCCCCATGCGAAGTCCCCCATTTCCCCCGACGTGTTGTTGAGATTCCACTCGGGGACGGGCCCGACACATCCTCGAGGGCCCAAAACAGGACATGTGCACGCTCATACGCCAAAGAACCCCCTGACCGGCGTCTCCGCAGGTCAGGGGGTTCTCGACAGTGGAGCCTAGGGGAGTCGAACCCCTGACATCCGCCATGCAAAGACGGCGCTCTACCAACTGAGCTAAGGCCCCGGGAAGGGTGTGGCCGACCGGAGGGGGTGTGCGCCCGCCGGTGCCGCAGACCAGAGTACCGGGTCACCCCCCGTATCCCGCAAAAAGATTGGGGGTCCCCGCGGATGACCACGCTCCGTAAGATGCTCGGCGTGGTTCGCTACAGCGAACCGCGGTTTTCAGGGGAAGCGATGGGGAGACGCAATGGACGCCGCACAGCAGGAAGCCACCGCCAGAGCGCGGGAGCTGCAGCGGAACTGGTACGGGGAGCCGTTGGGGGCGCTCTTCCGTAAGCTGATCGACGATCTCGGCCTCAATCAGGCCCGTCTCGCGGCGGTCCTGGGGCTGTCCGCTCCGATGCTGTCCCAGCTGATGAGCGGGCAGCGGGCGAAGATCGGCAATCCCGCGGTGGTCCAGCGGGTACAGCAGCTGCAGGAGCTGGCGGCGCAGGTGGCGGACGGCAGCGTCAGCGCCGCCGAGGCGACCGAGCGGATGGACGAGATCAAGAAGTCGCAGGGGGGCTCCGTGCTGAGCAACACCGTGCAGTCGACGAACGGTTCGGGCGCGCCCACCGTCAAGCGCGTGGTCCGGGAGATCCAGTCGCTGCTGCGCTCGGTGGCCGCCGCGAGCGACATCATCGAGGCCGCGGACGCCCTCGCCCCGACCCAGCCCGAACTCGCCGAGTTCCTGCGCGTCTACGGTGCCGGCCGCACCTCCGACGCGGTCGCGCACTACCAGTCCCACCAGAACTGAACGCCCGCCCGGCTCGGGGGGCCGGGCGGAAGCGGGGTCCCGAGGGGGAGGAGCTGCGGCAGTCATGGGCGAGGTGTTCTCCGGCCGGTACGAGCTGGCCGACCCGATCGGGCACGGCGGCGTGGGTGTCGTATGGCGCGTCTGGGACCACCGCCGGCGGCGCTATGTGGCCGCCAAGGTGCTCCAGCAGCGCGACGCCCACTCCCTGCTGCGCTTCGTGCGCGAGCAGGCCCTGCGGATCGACCATCCCCATGTCCTCGCCCCGGCCAGCTGGGCCGCCGACGACGACAAAGTGCTGTTCACCATGGACCTGGTCGCCGGCGGCTCCCTGGTCAGCCTGGTCAACGACTACGGCCCGCTGCCGCCGGCGTTCGTCTGCGTCCTGCTGGACCAGCTGCTCTCCGGTCTCGCCGCCGTGCACGCCGAGGGCGTCGTGCACCGCGACATCAAGCCCGCCAACATCCTCCTGGAAGCCACCGGCACCGGCCGGCCGCGGCTGCGGCTGTCCGACTTCGGCATCGCCATGCGGTTCGGCGAGCCGCGGCTGACCGAGACCAACCTCGTGGTGGGCACGCCCGGTTACCTCGCCCCCGAACAACTCGCCGGGGCCGACCCGGACTTCACGGCCGATCTGTTCGCCGTCGGCCTGGTCGCCCTGTACCTCCTCGAAGGCGCCAAGCCCGACGCCAAGGAACTCGTGCGGTACTTCACCGAGCACGGTACCCCGAGCGCGCCCAAGAACATCCCCGCGCCCCTGTGGGAGTTCGTCGCCGCGCTGCTCCAGCCCGATCCGGCGGCCCGGTACCAGACCGCCACCGGAGCGCGCAAAGGGCTCGCGCCGGTCATGGAACTCCTGCCGGACCTCGGCGGCCTGGACGACGAGCCGATCGAGATCTTCGACCAACTCCCGGAACTGCCCGAGGGCTTCGGGCCGGACGGGCCGGAGAACAAGAGGTCGAGGACCCGGCGGCCCGTCGCCGTCCCGGGCGCCGATCCGCGCACCGACAGCGGGTATCCGAGCGGGTCCCCGGCCGGGCCGACCGGCACCGGCTCCCTGTCGGACACCGGGAGCTTCCGCCTCCCGCCACCCCTGGCCACCGGCTCCACACCGCTCCCGTCCGCACCGCCTCCCCCCACCGCACCGCCGCTGCCGGCCGCCGCCCCCGCTCCCCGCGTTCCGCCCCCCGCACCGCCCGGCGACAGCGTCACCGCCGCCTACACCGCCGCCCCGGCACCCGCCCCGGCGCCCGCCGCGGCCGCGCCCCGCACCCCGCCCGCACACGGCCGTCGCGCCCGGCGCGCCCCCCGCCGCCCCGGTCCCCCGGCGGGGGCCGTGGTCTGCCTGCTGCTGCTCGCGCTGGCCTGCTACGCGGTGGGCTTCTGGGCCCTGAACCGGCTCTGAGCCCGCCGGGCCGCCACCGTCCACCCGCCGAGCACCAGCAGCGACGCGGTCCCCAGACCGAACCCGCCGACCGCGACGAGCGTCAGCGCGGTCCCGTCGCCCCCGGAGCCCCCCGCCACGGGAACGGGCGCCACCACCGCGCCCCGCTCCGCGGCCGTGAAGACGCCGTCCGGCACCGGCCGCCCGGCGTACCCCGGCCCGGCGTGCGCCCGGCCGTCCACGCGGACCCGCAGCGTCACGTCGTACGGCCCGCGCCCGAACGTGCCGCCGAGCCGGTCGCTGAGGTGCAGCACCAGGTAGTAGTCGCCGGCGAAGCGCAGCGCGGTGACCGCGGCGGGCGCGGCGTACCGGTTGGCGTACTCGACCGGCGGGAGCGGGACGAGGGAGACGGGCCTGCGCACACCGGTGTAGCCGAGGGAGGCGTCGTCGGCCAGGCCGCGCACGGGGTTGTACAGGGCGAGGTCCAGGGCGCCGCCGACGTACCCGTGCCCCTGGGCGCCGCCCAGTTCGGCGGTGGCCCGCACCCGGCGGCCCCAGTCCAGCGGC
This Streptomyces misionensis DNA region includes the following protein-coding sequences:
- a CDS encoding peptidylprolyl isomerase, which translates into the protein MAEQLYATLKTNHGDIEVRLFPNHAPKTVRNFVELAKGEREWTHPESGKKSNDPLYDGTIFHRVISGFMIQGGDPLGTGIGGPGYKFGDEFHPDLAFTKPYLLAMANAGPGTNGSQFFITVAPTTWLTGKHTIFGEVSTDAGKKVVDEIAGVKTGRNDRPVQDVVIESVVVETREG
- a CDS encoding DUF5324 family protein; protein product: MTRIDSVRAATGSAKDSVLHAADVVAPYADTAKERAAHYAQEARVRLAPVVSQAAEQARVQYDARLAPRLEQARRTYVPPKVDLAAQEAACRARKAARQTAEYSRPRIEHAMAAAGPVADEAAARGAAALAALRGQVSAKDIQKLARRKARRCRAGRAAKLLGLTALVAGGAFAAWKWWQRQANPEWLVEPPAATEVPEPGGLGSVDGSGPEGTATTDGDGQV
- a CDS encoding DUF7144 family membrane protein produces the protein MTSISDKSERGHGGPGRERTLDSASRAAGALLMLSGPLSILMGAAGIAEDSLFATSNGYAYNFPLTAWGIIHLVIGMALTVAGLGVLAGASWGRGAGVVTAGVSLITQFMFVPFYPGWAIPVMALDLLILFALTRSHIEAAR
- a CDS encoding DUF2690 domain-containing protein, translating into MAGRRKSGRGDQRTRASGSAKVHQAGRDIVYHGSVTYQDSGSRGRQAVWAAGSVLGLAALVLAIFFLTRSDPGHGASASASLSARVSPTASCDGDGCLGADPATTVCQNDAGTVLTGRDFGVLVELRYSPRCHAAWAKMSGSSEGDWIQVFGRHQDREEYRQQYGADAHTAMVGVRDAGQARACALVASRGTVCATTPASPGPGHSAVSTAPRGPGGR
- a CDS encoding helix-turn-helix domain-containing protein yields the protein MDAAQQEATARARELQRNWYGEPLGALFRKLIDDLGLNQARLAAVLGLSAPMLSQLMSGQRAKIGNPAVVQRVQQLQELAAQVADGSVSAAEATERMDEIKKSQGGSVLSNTVQSTNGSGAPTVKRVVREIQSLLRSVAAASDIIEAADALAPTQPELAEFLRVYGAGRTSDAVAHYQSHQN
- a CDS encoding serine/threonine-protein kinase; the encoded protein is MGEVFSGRYELADPIGHGGVGVVWRVWDHRRRRYVAAKVLQQRDAHSLLRFVREQALRIDHPHVLAPASWAADDDKVLFTMDLVAGGSLVSLVNDYGPLPPAFVCVLLDQLLSGLAAVHAEGVVHRDIKPANILLEATGTGRPRLRLSDFGIAMRFGEPRLTETNLVVGTPGYLAPEQLAGADPDFTADLFAVGLVALYLLEGAKPDAKELVRYFTEHGTPSAPKNIPAPLWEFVAALLQPDPAARYQTATGARKGLAPVMELLPDLGGLDDEPIEIFDQLPELPEGFGPDGPENKRSRTRRPVAVPGADPRTDSGYPSGSPAGPTGTGSLSDTGSFRLPPPLATGSTPLPSAPPPPTAPPLPAAAPAPRVPPPAPPGDSVTAAYTAAPAPAPAPAAAAPRTPPAHGRRARRAPRRPGPPAGAVVCLLLLALACYAVGFWALNRL